The sequence ACAAATAAGACACTGTAGCACCTTCAGTTGTTTAACACAATTATTCCACACAGATCAACGTGAGAAAATGCAGATTTTCATCTGGACATGTAGACTACACTGTCTAAACAAAAGGACAATGTGTTATCCAATTTCATTGCGAAAACCACAAAGTccaaaaaaattttaaaaacaaaccagACTTCAGTGCAATATGACCAAAGCCATAGTAAGAGAGATTTTTCCCAACCGACTGGCTCCTTTCCTCAGAAGTTTACAGAAGACCCCTGCGCTGCCTCCACAATGACTCACCGAGTGATTCAGCATGAGTGTACAGAGGTGCACATGTGTGGATGTGCTTCAGAGTCAGCTATTAGTTCTGACATGACTAATAACAAATTTCAAATGCAAAACCCTAGAGTAGACTAAAAACATGCCAGTTGTGCTTGgagtcatttgttttgtttgtgataacgcaatgaaacatgccaaaCTGTGCAGACAtaatttttggccaggctgtcatacaaagaaattgcaaaaaacaaaacaaaaaaaacaatagagaACCAATGAAATATTATGTTATAGTCAATGTATGCTTTTTCCTGTCAGCTTTTTTTCCTATGCATTTTTTCAGTCAAATAAAATCTGTAGCTGTAGTTTTACtttgtcaaaaacaaaacaaaaattgtaaatgttttgctcttccctcatatttaaaatattttaaaacatatcaaatattttcctcatattttgatgatttgatcgaacttgtagggtcattaaaaacaaatatcccctCCAGATATCTCTTTTGGCCACTAACTGTATCTAAAGATATTTATTTTACCAAAAACTCTCTCTGGCCCTTAAAACATACTGTAGATAACAGCAGATTTAAACAGCagatctttgttttgttttgttttgttttgctcttacCACAGCAGAGCTGGGTCCTGGGATTTCACCGTTTGTGTCTGGAGCGAGAGACAATCTAAGGCTGATCTCATCTGAGAATTCTGGAGTGCTGGAGAGGGGCATTGCCAGAGAGGAGGGTCCGGACAGAGAATGGTTCAGAACGTCAGTCATTAAAGTTGGGTCTTCCTCTGATATGGGTTCCCATGACTGGAAAAGGAGGGATATGCATAAGAACAGAATATTGCTCTTATCAAGAAAATGACagtaaatgagtaaaaaaaGACCAGATATTCTTATGATTTTTAATcacaatgaggaaaaaaaaaaaaaagcaaaggcttTTCACAGAAATGATGATGCCATCTAGCTCACGTAGCCACAGAGGTCAGGGGTTAAATACTAACGTCGTCTATGTCCCTGATGTCCAGCTGCTCATTTTCCAGGTCTTCGCTAATGTGCCGTCGAGAGCGGAAAACTCTGTGGGCTTCCTGGTTAATCTGCCGCAAATGATTATCATTTTCCGTTTCTGAAACCACATCCCTAAAGCACAGGCGGGGAGAAAAAATTTGTTCCGCACATATCAGAGTCTGATAAGGTTGTTCGAAATTTATGATAAATTCAATATACATTTGCAAATTGATCTGTAAGAAATCATTTTATGTCACAAAAAAggtcataactttttttttcagtgtcttTGCTCATTTTTACTTGTTGtgcttttattaaattttttttataaaatggcaAAAGAGGCCACATACACACTACTGGGCCTCTTCCACTGCGTAGTGCGGTTGTTATGGTTGACGTAGTAGGTTCGGCCCAGGTTATCCACCTTCTCTTCCCAGCCTGGAGGCAGCGGAGGCAGGAGCTGCTGAGGTCTCTGTGAACCCGGATCAGTGGAGTCTGACACCTCCCAACCCTGAGAAGAAGAAAGTGAGAGACAGAAATATAAATTGAGAGACAAAGTAGTAGAAGTGAGTTACTcatcaaaattaattattttagtaCCAAAagttttcataaaataaaacatatattttttggGACAATATTTCAATAAGGAAGTAATGCGTCTTGAAGTTAGTGTGCaatttttcaaatgttaaaatcCTATTCCATCTTGATACGTTAGGATTAGTATCGCAGTTGCTATGACACCGTACTCTCCACTAgcagggagaaaaaaaaaaaataatcaaaatgaaaattgggATGGGGGGGTTGGGATGGAAGTCGATGACTACTGTCAACtctttgattaccaacattctttcaaatatcataatttttgttcaacagaaagaaactcatacaggtttagaacaacatgacgGTGAGACAAGGAtgataaaattttcatttttgggtgaactatccctttaaaggaagGAAAGGCCAGACAGTCAACGGGTTCAAATGGCATACTTTAAAACGAAAAATGCCAAGTAGTCTGTGGTGATGAGAGGATAAAGAGACACTAAAATCACAAAAGTAGGAAAGAAAGCAAGAAAGGAGACATTTAAGTGCCATCTTTCTGTTTTGTGCCAAGGTCTATAAACTTGGATGGTCTTCATCTATACACAAAAGTACCACATCTAATTTAAATTTCATGTactagaattttttatttatttatttatttatttttaaaggtctTTGACTTTTGACTTAGAAAATGTTCTCCAATTTATTTGGCACTGCccttgtaatttatttattaatcattaattTACTTGCATTTTGGCATGTCATATTCATAGATTTTAGTTGATTAACTTATGATAAATTTGATTCAATATGATAAATTTTACTTTCTGAACAAATTCCTATATTATTTCTAAAAACATTGTTAGTGCATTATTAATATATGCGTCATATATTTGTCAGAATTATCTATTAATGAAAAATGTCATCTTTGTTTTTAGAAATGAACATTTTCTTAagtaatttcttttttaaatgaacacttGAGGGGATGTTGAGCCATTCAAAggaaatacatatatacattgtttCTACTAATGGTTTGGTTTTACCTCAGCCTCTTCCCTCATCTCACTGCTTTCCTCCTCATGCCCTCCGTTCTTTGGCAGGTAGGCCATCTTCAGTCTCAAGTAGCCTTTCACCCGAGACTTATGACTACAGGACATTAAAGCAAGTCAAGTACAGTCATCAGAGTGTAGTAAAATATAGTACAGACATCACATTTtcaatgtattttgttttctttctttaagtGGTAACTGAATTTGTTTAGCCCTTAATTACAAAGAAGTtaaccagaatatttttttgaaaatattttaatgttttgagagCTTCAATATCTTAAAAAAGGGGAAAAGTTTTTATTGAAAAACTAAAACGTATCCTTATAGTGAAGTATAGTGTATAGTCAAGTGGAGTAATCAAagagtaaattaaatatatataaagtgcAGTCCAAAAGAAGCATTAACTGTTCCCATGCAAAATCTATGACTAACTATACCCACAAAGCATTAAAGGGATTTGTTGGTGTTAGTCTGGTAGCTGCACATTTTGTTCAAGCagaaaaaatgtacaaatgtcAAATGTGCTGTATTGATAAATGCAAAACCAACACATCAAACTGTTGCAACTAAAAATATAACCACTAATGTCCTTGTACTGTGTTTGTGAAATCAACATAACCACTGACCTTCTTGGACGCAGGAGAAAGTCTTTAAACGTGTATGGCCGCTCCATTGCAGGGTCCTCCGtctaaacaaaaaacacataaaataaacaaacatgcttCAAATCTGGGCTAATCTTAGTGAAATCTCACAAAGCATTCATATATAACAGTCCCAGCTTGGTTGAGGGTGGGGAATGGGGGATATAGACCCTTGGGTGACGTCCAGCTGTCTTATGCAACACTGTTCTCCCGTTACATTTAAACTGCCCACAGGTTGGATATTCATGGCTGGTCATTAGTGGCTACAATCTGATGGAAATTGATGGAATTGGCACCTCTGCCAGTGCCCGAAACCAAAACTATGTGAGGAAAGATTGGAGGCCCTGAAGGAAAACGGGGGAGATTTCCTGTTTGGCAAGTCTAGATCAAACTGGAGGTGAAGCGCATTCAGACTTCAAAAccagtaaaaacaaaaatctgcAAGGTACAGTAATAAATAAACACTCCAAGGAAATATATATCCATCTATACGTGTCTGATCCAAGTATAGGAAACCACTTTTAAATATTCAGCAATAAGAGCAGGCAGAAAAGGAGCGAGTGGTCTGGACTGCAACCATGCAGAAGTGAACAGTAGATATGTAGGCGGCCACAAGGAAAACAGACCAGAATCTGTGTGCGAGTCTAAATATGCAGTCCAGCACAGAAATCTCACTTAGCCACTGGAAatacttttaaacaaaaacaagagtTGTTCCATTCTTGATTTTTTCCTAAATGTACACTGCAAGAATCTCTTGCTCAAAAGTTAACAAacaaaatgccattttgactTTATCAAGCACAAAGCTTGCCAACACCTGTCTTTGAGATCCCGTGTGGTTTTGGACTGTTTTGAAGCAAAAAGATATGAAAGGCCAGGGGCGCCGTTGGCAtgggggacaggggggtcaggacccccgcagttttgaaaagatagAAGTCGACCCCcacacttttgataagggctgcttcaattagtcacactatatcatcttttagcttaggatattttctttcaaattagACAATTTTCACATTTCTGTGAGCTTCCGTTCATAAATAATCAGCTGTTTTGTCGCggatgtgaacaggaaatgcgctctcgaacggagaaacacacgatctccaaaccatcgatcaaagcgtgctaacgttttaggacaggtcgatggtatataaatcatgcccgaacgttagcgtttgtcaatcaagccaaactgtccattcagaaaccgagaaatttgacactttaaggtaaggaggctgatctctcaggttgacgcgcgagcttaGTAACatcatacatttttacattttcaattgtaattatataaattatactagAGTTGTCgatacatgcaggtattttaaaaaatataagtacaatgtaaaaacatttacacaaTTTAATGATCAATGTTAGTAGTTATAAGTTAAAGACACCAAAGATAAAATGGAGCCAATAAATAATCGATAGAAGTATCGACAAAACAATTGTTTGTTACAGCCCAAAATACAAGAAATTCCTTCTTACTTACTTTCTTTGTTCTTTCTCAAGAACACCAAACAGACATGTGTGTTGGCTGTTTTGCCTCAGgctttgtcaagccaacatcaaagtttgtttaCTAACTTTAGCTTCTAGTTTCATTTGTTCTTTTGCCGCCTCTCAAACAGCTCATGGTCGCAAGTACCAAACTTTACCAAAGTTTTTTCATGGCTAATTGTGTTTGAAtgttcaaatacacacaaaaatatgtcaaaaatgCGAGCATTCAGGTAAATACGCAGGTACAGTTTTTGGAACGTAaatagttgagaaagaaaatgcatgtgtaacagtatattggaacTGATGATAGTCACTCTTTGCTCTTGAccgaataacttttgtaactttaattgcatgaatctttatttaatttttacaatgaagactattcagtgtaattttatattttattactttattttctgtagtatttcttacctgaacacttttttctcatttgtaccattttatttgtctttttattctattgtatatttatttgtgctatcgTTTGAAATTTgcttatttgttcttattttattcctgtctgtttacttttttttttaacaaattaagtttaaaataaaacctCCCTGTGCTGTGCAACAAAATTACTCAAATTCTCAAAAAATTATGAGATTTTATATACTGCAGCTTTCCTTGTGGTATCGAAAATGGTATCGAATATCAATATGCTGCACTGACCAAACATTACTACATTATTAGATTGAATAATGCTGTGTTAGGGGCTAAACTGGGCCACCCTGAAAGTGCGTCCCATTTTTGGCAGAGTGATTTATTTTGTTGGGATAGCCCTCTCAGAAGCAGTCTGTGTGTTTACATTCCAAGCAATTTCCTTTCCACTCCGAACAGGGATATGGGCTCCAACGTTTTGAGTTGCTTAATTGCAGTCATGTGACCCTCAATATCTCCCATCTCTTACTCTTTCAGTCCAGAGCTAAAAAATGTTCTGAAATTATAATAGCAAACCAGATGACTACTTGAATGTCACAAGAGCACATGAACTTACCGGTAAATGGGTAAGAGGCACATCCACTTGCCCGAGGAAGTCATCTCTGGTCTGTATGTGAAAGAGAAAGAACAAGAGAGGGCGagatgaaattaaaataatagaaatagTAGTAATGAAGAGTTTTGGCAGTGACTGACTTCAGCAGGACTTGGCAAGGAAAACCACAAAGATGAGGATAAATACACAGCTGTAAAACccaagaatgaatgaatgtgtatgtatgagaaagagagagtaaaAGGAAATACAGTAATAATGGCAGTGTTAATTTCGAAGGTGTCACTTTAAAAGGGAAAAACCTGACAAACAACCCAGTGAGGAGCAGCAGATAAGCAATAAGTAAGGGTCAAAAGTAAGAAGTGTATTAATGTATGAACCGCCAATCACAAGCCTTCAATCCACCCACCAATCCCAATAAGCCAAACTGTGAGATTGTCAGCTGTGACTGTCAGGTAGTTGGGTCAGGGTAGACCAGTAGATTACCTGACCATGGTTGAAATGCCCATTCTTGGACCGATCATGACCAATGTGAGCCTGTGTGTGGAATAAACTTATTAAGACAACAAGGACGAGCATCGCACATACTCGCAATCTGGGGTGTACAGTGTTTAGGGCACTGAATGTATTTGTAAAAACGAAATCACCATGAATAAGCTTCCTAATGAAAATGACAATAACGCTACacagtaaaataatttaaatacacaCAGGGTGTAGTTAACAGGAATCACATTTGGGAGAACATTGTCCAATACCAATGGCGCAATCAAACAATGACACACTCCGGAAGCAGGAATTAAATCTGAGATCTTTAGCAACAACTCAAAACTGGTCAAACTACCACATGCATACAGAAAAACAGTCCAAAAAGAACCTCTTGATAAACAGctgagcataaaaaaaaaataaaacatttttaaaaaaaaatgacacccAGTTAGTAAGCATCAGAATGGGTGTAACttccataaaaaatacaataaaaacaaaacaaaaacaaaacaaaaagcaaaacaaaaagcaaaacaaaagcaaaaacaaaacaaaacaaaacaaaaacaaaaacaaaaacaaaaaacaaaacaaaacaaaacaaaacaaaacaaaaaacaaaacaaaacaaaacaaaacaaaacaaaaaacaaaacaaaacaaaacacaaaacaaaagaaaacaaaaaataaaaaaataaaaataaaataaaataaaataaaataaaataaaataaaataaaataaaataaaataaaaaagacattcaGTTAGTCAGCATCAGAGCAGCAGAATGGGTGTAGCTTTCGGACAACAACGCTCATTTATTGTGGAAAGGTTAAGTATGAGTCACTATTTGTGGTGGTGAGTGAAAAACAAGACCACAAATACATTCTCAAGCCCCTATTCATCATGGAAACCCCACCATGTCCGAGACATTCCTCTGATTAAATGTTAAGTATTTCTGAGTCAAATGGGGTTACAGCCACCAAGCCACCAACAGCATTTGTGAATCACAAACAGAAGCAAAATGAAGCAATTAATTTCCCCAAAAGGTATGAAGGAATGACCTAAGAAACATAAGCTAGTTGAGTCTTAAAGGTCACATTGCAGAAGTATAGTGTCCATTGTGTCCTGACAAAGATTGTGGTCACTAAGGAAACTATTTTCCTACCCTACTGCAATAAAAGTGATGCTTTAAAGAAGTGAAAATGATTTAACTGAATTCTTTTAACTTCACAGTAACTTTGAGACAATTAAGATATCATGTCTTTATGACCCTGAAAACCCTGTTCTCAGACAATGGTCtgattgttaaaaataaatatttgcttaGTCATCGTCCTTTACGGAGCTGAGTTAGCAGATGACTCGAGCTGTTAAAGAGGCTGAAAAGTGCAGAAACAGAGGAAACAAGCAGAAATCAAGACAGCAGGAGGCCTTAAGCCAAGAGGCCTTGTTTAAAAAGAGACACAAAAAGTGGAGGGGAAATTTGTCAAACCAAACAACAGATCAAAAGGAGCCTATTAATTTGTAAGCTGTAGTTCATGTAGCTAAGGACTGCAAAGGTTAGGGTCAGGGGTTATGACAACAAGACCTGAGAAAAAACATCCGACAACTGATCCGCAACACTCGGAGATGCTAAAATAAGACTGTACACCCCACAAATTTAGCAACAGGGTTCCTGTCCAAGCCACAACAGTAAGGTAACACAGCAATAGAAAATGCTGACAGAGCTTGTCTCTTTCATTAAATCTCATTTTCATTCTCTCAAATTGTTCTTCTCTTACttctgaacacacacagactttTTAAAGCTCTAAATCTTGAGATCTGTAAGAAAGCTGCCACAGCAGACTTACGTGAGATCTTCCCCCACATCCCCACATCATGCTTGCTAAAACTTGTGAGACGGCAAACAGTCACCTGTATTAACCTGAGAGCACTGGCAAGTCTGCAGAAAATCCATGCACCCCACAGGGAACAAATGCAATAAGTGATGACTGAAATGTGATATAGTCATTTGAAAGCTACTGAATTCGGGATATTCTACATGGCATCTTATTAAAAGTAGTAGTTTTGTTACAGAACTTGTATTGTAAAAGTAGATATTCTTTGTAAACCAGAACTCTATAGGTATGATGTATTACAAGCCTTATCTTCAGAGATAATTCAGCAAATATATGCTTGAGGCATTCAGTCATGACATCAAGAAGTAAACAGATCTGTGTGAGAGAAGTTCACTATAGTTGATGAACTCTGCTGGCGGAACATTTAGCTCCTTGACTGACTCATTTCCAGTAAAGCCTTTTGAGCAGGTACTGGAAATACATATGCTGCCATTAGCTGCCATGGAAATTGAGGAAGGTATGTGTGTATGACATTCCTGTTTGTGGAATCGGAAGATTCTTGAATGTAGACATCTCAGAGATTCCAGACCTTCCAATTGCAAATGTGATCGCTGTGAAATTGAAGTCTCACTTTCCATATTCAATCAGAAAGATGCTGATATGCAGCATGAGTTCTGCACATGATGAATACTAGTTTTAGTACTAGTAATGGCTGGTGACAAACTGATGAATGCCACACACTTAAAGAGTGTCAGCACTGCTCTGATGAATTGGTATCTTACATGAGCAGGAATGAATCACTGAAGGGGCTTTCAAATCCCCTAAACTCAATGAAAACATGAAGAGATAACTAATTACATGAGGCAAATATAAAAAGAACTAGGAGGACCATTGGAAAAAGCAAATGCTTAAGACGTGAGAAACTCAAAACAAAGCCTTGAGTTTAATATAACTATTACGCATGGAGATTCTCTCTGTTTTTCTAAAATACTACTTTAGAACAGTGCTGTAAaatctttgttttaaaaagttactCATACTAAGAAAAGCAGTATGTGTAACTATATATTAGACCTTAATCATCACAGAACAGCTGTTACAAGAGATGAACGGTGACCCAGGCCAAAGGAGAAAGGCTGCTTTCAAAACCAACAACAACACTTGACACGGGACTAAAGATAGAACAGGCTCCTCTTCAAGAGAGGGGAAAAAGACAAGTGGACATGCCCCTATGAATGAAGCAACATCTGAAAATGCTTCCAGCTTATATATTTTCCACTTCTGAATATCATATTGAGTATAAGAATTTGTATACTTATTGGGAAACCAAAGACAGTGCGGTTACGTCTTGCTCCTGGCCCTCATTTTCGTGGAATTTTCACTTCCCAGAATGTGGGTAAGTCATTTCTGAACCCACCTCCTCTTTCCTTGACCAAAATCCTGCTAGCTCTTCTTTCATCTGTTTTTCCCATTCTCTAGCCACTTACAAACTACTAAAACACACTTTGAGAGATCTACACCCAACTGCATACTTTGGGTAACTAAACAATGGCTTGTTAATAAAGCAGGcctcaaatgtaaaaatgattAAGCACTTCATATTCAGTTCAACTTTAGACCCTCGGCTGTAATTACCTGTGGATTGCTGCAGGTAGGCACCTTTCCAACGCTAATATCCCGTGCAAGAATGGGACTGTGCTCGCCTCCCTGGCTGAAATAGATCTTAAACTTGGGCTGTCGCGAGTTCTGTTCCTTCCTAATTTTGAATGTGCAGCCTTGAGCTCTGTTCTCAACAATCTCACTTTCAGTCTCCATTTCTGAGATCGGGGCATGAAGGTTTGGCATGGATCCGAGGCGTGAAGGAGCTCCTCTGAATTGCAATGGCTGTGAAGCGCTCCTCTCAAGTCGGATCCTAGGATACCGCACCAAGCGGCTGCCTTTCGAACCTGTGATGCCTAAATCACTCATGTCAGCCTGAGAAGTAGGGCTTGGGTTCCGTCCTTGGTCCTGTTGAAGCTGGAAGACGAGTCTTTGTGTGCCAGGACCTCTGTCTGAGCTTTGCTGGACAGACCAACGGTGGCTATTCTGGCCATCCTCGCTGTATGGCATGATCCTAAACTGCTGGACATCCGAGCCATCTGCGGATCTTCTCCGAATACTGAAACCTCCAATGGTAATCCCTTGAGGACTTTCATTAGGTACACCCAAACTAGCATAACCATTTTGTCCATCACATGGCCGGACACAAAAGACTTGCCTCTTAGGTTGGACGGGCTCAGTACATGGTTGACTTTGTTCCACATTCTGGCAGGATGTGGTTTCTTCTCTATAGTAAGCTGGAGGTGGAGGTAAGTGCCAACTTTCACCAGGCTCAGTGTAGGCTGGAGCTGGATCTTGAGGGTACCCTGGAGGAGGATCAAAGGGCAATGCATCTTCTTGAGATAGAGTTGAGCGTTGTAGAGATATCTGGACAGAGGTGCTCTTGGTCGTCCGTGGTTCAGTTTGACCCTGGAGCTGTGGGATGAACATGGAAGAGCTTCGCTTTAGAGAGGCATCCGAAACAGCAACTGAACCCAACTCTGGGCTTTCAGCAAGTCCTCCGTTTCGCGGCTGCGCATGGAATATCATGGCCCCTGCGCCACTGTAGCCTCTCTCATCTCTGTCTTCCACGGTCCCATTTAGCTCCTCCAACTCTGGTGCAGTGTTACTGCGTCCTGATCCAAAATATAACCGAAGCCGGTGAGACATTCTCCTGTCTTCCTTGATCTGTCTCTGACCAGCTCTTCCTGGATCTGTCTCACCCACTGTTTAGTGTGTCTGATCCCCTTTTGCTCTCCCTCTCTGTCTTGCTCATCCACCCTCtttcctttctttctctctctttcccttacTCACAGACAGAGGCTGCGTTTCGTTTCACAGCTACCAGTGAAGCGCTGCCAGGGAGCTTAAAAGTTCAACCCACAAGCTtcaggcagagagagagagagggatctGGAAAGAACGGGAGAcggggaaaagaaaaaaaaacatcccatGTGTCAAACTGTTCGAGCTGCAGTTCGATAGCGACAGACAGCAGAAATAGCCCAAGTGGCAAGCTGCATTCCAGGCATGATTGGATAAGGACGCCTGGTGCTCTTGCAAGCAAAGGTGAGGGTAGGGgggccaaagtcacatgatccaGATGGCACCCACCCCCAGTTCCCGGTTAGACCCAAACAGAACTCTCTCAGCTGCTACTGATCTGTCAGAAGGAACTAGACCGCCGGGGGTGGAATGAGAAAGAGAGGGATCACAGCTGACTCAGGAAACACTCTCCACAAGCTCATAATTCTTTGTGCTCATCCCACACACAGGGCACACTGGGCCAAGCCAAGTTGGGACATGGTGTGACCCACATCTCAAGCTGGTAAAAGAATTTATCCCTACtcccaaaaaaacaacacaaaaacaagGCACACAAAACCTCATCAATCAGTCCTATGAGTAAACAGAAGATAGTATTAGAGGTTTGCCACTATCATTACAGACATTGTCTAAAAAATACCAAGGAAATGTACATTTGCTGGAGAAATACTAAAGCTTTTTATGTTGGGGCCTCTGTACAGACATGCAATATTTCTTCTTAAGGGCTGGCATGGCTGAAATGTTCcatctgcatttaaaaaaaatactcaaaGGGAAGTTTTAAACCACAAGACAGTCACTCTCTTTCAACACAGTGACAATGATTCAGGATGCAGCCCAGGGgccatttcattaaaaatagaGGGGGAATAAATCTACAATCATGAACACTTCTAAAACAAAAGCAAGAAAGCAATTTACTTTTCTTTTAACAGCTTAAAAACCATCTTAAATTATGGGTAATctggaaaacaaaataattataaaataagtgtttttttttattttatggaaTTTCTGTAAATATGCTCAATCGCTAACTACTGACAGccatatttaaatttatataagcCACAAGCTTGTGCTAAATGCTTCATAAAATCTATTTGgggtaaacaaaaaaaaaaaaagaaaaaaaaaaagttttcatgcTGGCATTTGCTTTTGCACCACAAACACAATCCAAAAAGAAAATCAGAATCTTTAGATCAGTGTTCAGAACCCTCTGCTATCAGATATGCAAATATCAAACAATTTGACACAGACTGCTGAAAGGCTGAACAAGTCGCTAAAGCCAACGTGAAAGCCCAGAGAGATTACACTACACTGTCCGTATTGAAACTTTGtctaaggagaaacaaaaagcAAAGGCACTTAATTGCCAGAAGTGTGAAAGACTCCATGTATATCACTAATGGAATGGAATATAGGCCAACAGCATCTACAGTaaagtccaaaagtttggaaccactaagatttttaatgt comes from Chanodichthys erythropterus isolate Z2021 chromosome 22, ASM2448905v1, whole genome shotgun sequence and encodes:
- the nedd4l gene encoding E3 ubiquitin-protein ligase NEDD4-like isoform X11 — protein: MSHRLRLYFGSGRSNTAPELEELNGTVEDRDERGYSGAGAMIFHAQPRNGGLAESPELGSVAVSDASLKRSSSMFIPQLQGQTEPRTTKSTSVQISLQRSTLSQEDALPFDPPPGYPQDPAPAYTEPGESWHLPPPPAYYREETTSCQNVEQSQPCTEPVQPKRQVFCVRPCDGQNGYASLGVPNESPQGITIGGFSIRRRSADGSDVQQFRIMPYSEDGQNSHRWSVQQSSDRGPGTQRLVFQLQQDQGRNPSPTSQADMSDLGITGSKGSRLVRYPRIRLERSASQPLQFRGAPSRLGSMPNLHAPISEMETESEIVENRAQGCTFKIRKEQNSRQPKFKIYFSQGGEHSPILARDISVGKVPTCSNPQAHIGHDRSKNGHFNHGQTRDDFLGQVDVPLTHLPTEDPAMERPYTFKDFLLRPRSHKSRVKGYLRLKMAYLPKNGGHEEESSEMREEAEGWEVSDSTDPGSQRPQQLLPPLPPGWEEKVDNLGRTYYVNHNNRTTQWKRPSSVDVVSETENDNHLRQINQEAHRVFRSRRHISEDLENEQLDIRDIDDSWEPISEEDPTLMTDVLNHSLSGPSSLAMPLSSTPEFSDEISLRLSLAPDTNGEIPGPSSAVSHLSSRLRSSSMTDGVSDQTQPPTPTHTEDGASTSAAAVGGATAATPPASTPSSSSGHLSEPQMRRPRSLSSPTVTLSSPLEGANNAPIRRAVKDTFSNPQSPQPSPYSSPKSQHKANQSFLPPGWEMRIAPNGRPFFIDHNSRTTTWEDPRLKYPVHMRTKASLDPGDLGPLPNLPEEPGWEERVHADGRTFYIDHNTKKTQWEDPRLQSPAITGPAVPYSREFKQKYDYFRKKLKKPADIPNRFEMKLHRNNIFEESYRRIMSLKRPDSLKARLWIEFESEKGLDYGGVAREWFFLLSKEMFNPYYGLFEYSATDNYTLQINPNSGLCNEDHLSYFKFIGRVAGMAVYHGKLLDGFFIRPFYKMMLGKQITLNDMESVDSEYYNSLKWILENDPTELDLRFCIDEDNFGQTYQVDLKPSGSDMVVTNDNKKEYIDLVIQWRFVNRVQKQMNAFLEGFTELIPIDLIKIFDENELELLMCGLGDVDVNDWRQHTVYKNGYCPNHPVIQWFWKAVLLMDAEKRIRLLQFVTGTSRVPMNGFAELYGSNGPQLFTIEQWGTPDKLPRAHTCFNRLDLPTYETFEDLREKLLMAVENAQGFEGVD
- the nedd4l gene encoding E3 ubiquitin-protein ligase NEDD4-like isoform X13, encoding MSHRLRLYFGSGRSNTAPELEELNGTVEDRDERGYSGAGAMIFHAQPRNGGLAESPELGSVAVSDASLKRSSSMFIPQLQGQTEPRTTKSTSVQISLQRSTLSQEDALPFDPPPGYPQDPAPAYTEPGESWHLPPPPAYYREETTSCQNVEQSQPCTEPVQPKRQVFCVRPCDGQNGYASLGVPNESPQGITIGGFSIRRRSADGSDVQQFRIMPYSEDGQNSHRWSVQQSSDRGPGTQRLVFQLQQDQGRNPSPTSQADMSDLGITGSKGSRLVRYPRIRLERSASQPLQFRGAPSRLGSMPNLHAPISEMETESEIVENRAQGCTFKIRKEQNSRQPKFKIYFSQGGEHSPILARDISVGKVPTCSNPQAHIGHDRSKNGHFNHGQTRDDFLGQVDVPLTHLPTEDPAMERPYTFKDFLLRPRSHKSRVKGYLRLKMAYLPKNGGHEEESSEMREEAEGWEVSDSTDPGSQRPQQLLPPLPPGWEEKVDNLGRTYYVNHNNRTTQWKRPSSVDVVSETENDNHLRQINQEAHRVFRSRRHISEDLENEQLDIRDIDDSWEPISEEDPTLMTDVLNHSLSGPSSLAMPLSSTPEFSDEISLRLSLAPDTNGEIPGPSSAVSHLSSRLRSSSMTDGVSDQTQPPTPTGANNAPIRRAVKDTFSNPQSPQPSPYSSPKSQHKANQSFLPPGWEMRIAPNGRPFFIDHNSRTTTWEDPRLKYPVHMRTKASLDPGDLGPLPNLPEEPGWEERVHADGRTFYIDHNTKKTQWEDPRLQSPAITGPAVPYSREFKQKYDYFRKKLKKPADIPNRFEMKLHRNNIFEESYRRIMSLKRPDSLKARLWIEFESEKGLDYGGVAREWFFLLSKEMFNPYYGLFEYSATDNYTLQINPNSGLCNEDHLSYFKFIGRVAGMAVYHGKLLDGFFIRPFYKMMLGKQITLNDMESVDSEYYNSLKWILENDPTELDLRFCIDEDNFGQTYQVDLKPSGSDMVVTNDNKKEYIDLVIQWRFVNRVQKQMNAFLEGFTELIPIDLIKIFDENELELLMCGLGDVDVNDWRQHTVYKNGYCPNHPVIQWFWKAVLLMDAEKRIRLLQFVTGTSRVPMNGFAELYGSNGPQLFTIEQWGTPDKLPRAHTCFNRLDLPTYETFEDLREKLLMAVENAQGFEGVD